Within Drosophila biarmipes strain raj3 chromosome 4, RU_DBia_V1.1, whole genome shotgun sequence, the genomic segment GAAAAAAATTTTGACTGAACACAGAAAAAAGTACTTCCGGCGCTAGAGAGGGTAATTgacaatttactttttttctttattaaaatatggaaatattgATATCAAGCCCTATCGAATTAGGATTTCAATTGCAAGATTTTAAGGGCCAACATGTTTATACGATTACACTTTAAGTTTGCATTTTACAGCTTAAAAACCGGACGGatcaaccaaaaataaaaatacttatatatCGAGGGTGTaacaaaaatctttttcaaCAAAAATCCGTTCTGATTCTTACGTACATTAATGCAGTAAACCAAACGTTTTTGGTTGGAAGAGATATCTGTGACACTTCCTACGTTGtctttaaagatatttttcacAGTGGCAAGAACTTTGCAGCTCGTACTTTTTATGTATGCCTCGATCTGTATAAAAGAGCTCGCCAATCAAACGATGTATATTGTATATCTTCCATAAAGTATTTACACCATTCTCGCGCTGaagtttaatatatataattttgatCAGCTTCAATGCCGAGGAAGTTTACCCATGTCTGTCCATTACTATATATCAATGTGCCTAAGTTTTAAACTTATCGGAACAATGAAGAATTTGAAGTGTCTATGCTTTAAATCCGTCGAAATAAAACTTTTCGAAcagtaatttttttattccacGTAGATTATAAGGCAGAGCTGAAAAAATGGGTTATTTTCTGGCTCtgatataattaatattatctttcctttttatacccttataTACAAGCCgacggatcggacaactatatcttatataaaaataattatatcttcggtgtttttaaacatataaccttctaggcttagaaataacatttttaattagttttgaatgccgaataaaattttatcacagtcggaagactatatcatatagctgtcatagaaacgttcggaaaattggtgggaattTGCTTTTACGTTCCTTTACATGGTCTCTAAACTTTTCGGGCAGATAGCTACTAGGGATTTGTCAGGGATTTGAAAAGAAGGTCCTTAGACTTAGATTAAAAATTTGACAATTAAAACTTGACTTAAAGAGTATACTAGTGCCTAATACATGGGCTAAATTAGAGTAAATGCAACTCAAGTTAATTTGCCAAGCTATGGGCGGaatgaaattgttttaaatcaGAACTTCAGTTAGTTCCTTAAATTTGTTAGCTGAGTGACAGGGATATAAAGGTGGAGGCACTCAATTGCTGCATACTCtcttctttcctttttttttagtttatacGAACacttattttccatttaatcaTTGAATTCTACCAGTAGTAGTAGTTTTGCCACTCCTTATCTTTCCATCCCATagtcaaaaaaattttatgaattgTTTATGCACGAAACAAGACATAGCCATATACATATAACGCTGTGCTCATAACATATCTTAACAAATCCGTCTAAGAGAAGGATTAAAATATTGACTGTTAAATATAAGGTACACGGTACGATTACTCACTTTTGCAAATAACAACTTATTCGACGGAGAATCTTTTCCAAGCCTATGCTCCGCAGTTGAGCATGCATCCATAAAAGTTTGCGCAATGACACTCAAACAGGAATCCACACAATACGTTTTATTTAcgtcaaatataaaatcaggattctttataaaattaaccCAAAATCGAAGGGGCAAACAATTTGATTTCCAAGCGTGTACAATATCAGTATCAGCAATGTCATGACGTCGAGCTGCTTCATCTAGCAAATCAAAAAGCCATTTCACTGCAGGCGGTAACTCCTCATTAACggttaaaataattgaaaagaaatCATCAACGAATTTTTGTATAGTTCCCTTTGTGGCCAAGAGACGTGTTAAGTAGACCTCTGGTATAGTTTTGTTTACCCTCTCATTACAATTATTTACGCAATGGGATGATTGAGTTGCTGGTGAAGCTCCAGATAAGGCAGAGTTTTTAATGTTCATATAATGATCAGGTATAATGGGTTTGATAAGATGGTAAAGTCGAGGTTGCTGCAATCCTGACTCGATgtcattattaattataatatggCTTTGAgagttatttataaaataaactgCAACGAAAGAATAGAGTtatattaattagtttttaagcccttgcagagggtataatgatttatgTGAAAAGTTTAAAGAcgttatattcttgatcagcatcattaggcgagttgatctagccatgtccggcTGTCCGTTtatttctatgcaaactagtctctcagttttaaaactttcGGGCTggaatttttacaaaattattttttcttttattatcttattttattttttcaggtagtatataagtccgatcggacaactatatcttatggGAGCTGCCAtgggaataatcggaaaaaattttaaaaaattgtctcTTTGTTGTTCGTTTGTTTTAACATAGGAgtttacgcttggaaataacattttttaattggtttgaatttcaaaactaattttatcaaaatcggacaactatatcatatagctgccatacgaacgatcggaaaattggtaagtaaataattaaaaatattatatctttggtgtgtttttggaaataacattttttaatatgttttgaattttgaattaaattctatcaaaatcggacgactatatcatatagctgccatacaaacgatcggaaaattggtgaataaataatatgaaaaaattatatctttggttattttttagacaaataacctccaacgcttggaaataacattttttaattagttataaatttgatattttaattttatcaaaatcggacgaatatAGCATATAgctgttaaaataatataaaacaaattatagctccggtgttttttacatattatcttatactattgggaaaatagtttattatattttaaagaatttccaattaaactctaacatatagctttcaaagaaacggtcaaaaaagtaaagaaatattttttttttaacatcactgaagctagaaacaatccttaaaaatgtaacatggtGTTAGTAGCATTGAAAATTGCTTATAACTGcaaaggaaaaacaaacatcggcttgccgaaggtAATTTCCATTCTTGTTTGACTTGAATTTATAACTTACAATTATGGTAAGGTGCCTGATTTTGGTTTTTGCCATACGGTATGTGGTAGTTATCATTTTGCCGTGCTATAAGTGACATCACAGCCGATTCTTTTACTCCATAATGGGCCAATGTGTTGAGGCGTTTCCAtccatttattgtttttgtagTTAGGTCTTCATCTTGTAATGTGAGATGACCTCCTCTTCCATGCCTCCATTCTAAGTCAACTTCGTGCacagatttttaatttaacttgcGATATGGTATCCAAATCGTTTACACGACATTGGACTTTTTCATCAAGATCATCTTGTaaaatgtgcaaaattacAACAGAATGGGTAACTTGTTCGTGGAGAAGTCGTTCCTCTGAAAGTGAATAACGAGCATCGTGGGTTATTGCGTCCACCAAACCCTTTTCAATTTGATGCTTAATTGCCTTGaacagcaaaaataaattagatccAGCATATTCTTTTAGGTAGTCGTACATACAAATTGCTAAGTAGtttgttaacattttttcaactACGCTCTCAGTGCGTCGTAGCATTAGCTGAGGATGCTTGCTGGCGAGCGATTTGTCAATTAatcgcaataaaagggacttTAAAATTTCCGTCGCATATTCCATTTTGTTCATTAGAACAACCATAAGTAAAGAGGCGACGTTAACTCGATCGCGAATTGAGAAAGATGACCGTTGAGCTTCTAAAGTTTCTATGAAcaatagtaaaaaatatttgtttccaATAAGTTGCTCGAATTGTATCATAGCTGCATCATAGTTAGTGTGCGGGCTACTTCCACAAAATTTTCGGGAGTTTAGAATAGGATGATCTGATACACCgagaaagaaaactttcaTAATGTAATTGACGTGATCTAACGTTGGTATACCGGTGCTCTCCAAATCTGCTGTTAGATCGGTCATGTCCGTTTGGAGCTCAGCAAATGCCTGTTTACACTCAGAACGAACGTTGCTTTCCAATGTTATCATCTGTATCTGAATTCGTTTGTATTCCCGTTCTGCTTGGGTCGATTTCCttctaaatattattagtaCGACAACCAAAACGATGACAAGCACTGCAACTGTCAATATAACGACAAACATGGCATGTGAAAAAACATAGGGTTTATTTAAATCATATTTCAAATATCCTATGGCGAAACGAAGATTTCGCCCTACTTTAACCACAACTAGAGGTAAATCTGTCGATTGATCCACACCATTTTCATCAGTTGGGAGTGGTTGATGTTCCGGTGGAATGCACAAAAGTTGAGTTAGTGTAAGGCTTGTTATATTGCATTGAGTAGTACCAATGGTTACATTAACGTCGTATTCAACGTCGTATTAGTAGCTCGCCTTCAATAACCAAGCTGTCACCCTTGTATAGTTTAATTCCGTCATTTGGAAATGGTAAATATTTTGGATCGGCTAAATAAACAATAGTGCTCCTGATATCAtgaaagtatttatttagatCTCGAACAAGCTGTACATTGTCCATTACAAAACTAAGTTGTAAATTCAGTTGCGTTTCATGGACCTTTACAAAAGTTGTAACATCCATATTATTATTGACGAAATAGCTAGGCGCAGTTCCCCCTGTTGTGTATATATGAAAGTTGTCTACGAAGTCTGCTTTTCGCTTTCGTCTAGAATATTCGTTCTGATGCGcactttcatttttaaagtcaAATTCCGAATCCATCACTCTGTTAGAACTTTTAAATGCTTGAAATTTATCATTTACCGGAGGAGATGGGCATTCCATTTGATTTGAATTGATTACTACGCAAGATGTTTTGTTTACTCTTTCATTATCAAAAAAAACTTCAAGTTCAGGCTTTTGAATTGAGTTAAGATACATTCCATGAACGGTCAGAACGCGACCACCACTTACAAAACTGCGTAAAGGCTTAATCTGCATTATACGCGGGTCTTGGGTATAGTTAAAGATAAAACAGGGCTGCCTTGCTAACGTACGAAATTGGTATGAACCGAAATTACTTCGAGTTAGATTTTTATTGGGTATAGTTGCGGGTGAGCTATGACATTCTAAAGTTCGGTTGGCACCGTCAATAAGAAGGTGTAGAGACCGTATTGGTTCTGGCTGGGTCGCCTATGATGTAGTACTACTAACTTGAGTTGAAGAAGCTTGTGTAACGTTTATATGACACTCGTACTCATCTAAATATGCTCGCATGGTTGATCCAATGTTCAAAAACTTTCCTATTAACGACAATTGTGTTCCTCCCGACCTGGGCCCAATCGTGGGATATAATCCTGTTAGCAAAACATTcttaaaatgaaattgtaCACTAGATTCAGT encodes:
- the LOC108027958 gene encoding plexin-B-like isoform X2 codes for the protein MSLIARQNDNYHIPYGKNQNQAPYHNFYFINNSQSHIIINNDIESGLQQPRLYHLIKPIIPDHYMNIKNSALSGASPATQSSHCVNNCNERVNKTIPEVYLTRLLATKGTIQKFVDDFFSIILTVNEELPPAVKWLFDLLDEAARRHDIADTDIVHAWKSNCLPLRFWVNFIKNPDFIFDVNKTYCVDSCLSVIAQTFMDACSTAEHRLGKDSPSNKLLFAKDIPNYIIMVKEYYRDVSRLPQISDQEMSTAMQQLSVRQNDEFDTISALKELYIYITKYKDKIMEALENDINCRKMQLSRKLESVGVTLDGDGTSNC
- the LOC108027958 gene encoding plexin-B-like isoform X1 codes for the protein MSLIARQNDNYHIPYGKNQNQAPYHNFYFINNSQSHIIINNDIESGLQQPRLYHLIKPIIPDHYMNIKNSALSGASPATQSSHCVNNCNERVNKTIPEVYLTRLLATKGTIQKFVDDFFSIILTVNEELPPAVKWLFDLLDEAARRHDIADTDIVHAWKSNCLPLRFWVNFIKNPDFIFDVNKTYCVDSCLSVIAQTFMDACSTAEHRLGKDSPSNKLLFAKDIPNYIIMVKEYYRDVSRLPQISDQEMSTAMQQLSVRQNDEFDTISALKELYIYITKYKDKIMEALENDINCRKMQLSRKLESVGVTLDGDGTSNC